In Armatimonadota bacterium, a single genomic region encodes these proteins:
- a CDS encoding ABC transporter permease, whose translation MLVAYRYMLREGLRLRKMLPWLMLAFVAFLFAMFWGRFASDATPADKYVNVINLLIFRLLPLSAAIYSTMIVAQEIEQKTIVYLLTRPIPRWQLIVGRWAATATTVVVISVIGMIAAQLGSRGGTAFFLRDLIAVALGAAAYTSLFMFVTLLFNRALMICVLFAFGWESSVPNLPTGLQGLSILSHMQAIAKHPDGGESGGQVLDLIAGLLGKTDMNPLTSGFGLLVFSVVMVGLSAYWFSTHEFIPREDSE comes from the coding sequence ATGTTGGTTGCCTATCGCTATATGCTTCGCGAAGGGCTTCGGCTTCGCAAGATGCTTCCGTGGCTCATGTTGGCGTTCGTCGCGTTCTTGTTCGCGATGTTTTGGGGGCGGTTTGCTTCGGACGCGACGCCGGCGGATAAATACGTCAACGTCATCAACTTGTTAATCTTTCGACTTCTGCCGCTGTCTGCCGCGATCTACTCAACGATGATCGTTGCACAGGAGATTGAGCAGAAGACGATTGTTTACTTGCTCACCCGGCCAATTCCGCGCTGGCAGCTCATCGTCGGTCGATGGGCGGCGACGGCGACAACGGTGGTTGTCATCTCGGTGATCGGAATGATTGCGGCCCAACTAGGATCACGCGGCGGCACGGCATTCTTCTTGCGTGACTTAATTGCTGTCGCGCTCGGAGCGGCTGCATACACCTCGTTGTTCATGTTCGTTACGCTGCTGTTCAATCGGGCGTTGATGATCTGCGTGCTGTTTGCATTTGGTTGGGAAAGCTCAGTTCCAAACTTGCCGACGGGCCTGCAAGGGCTGTCGATTCTTTCGCACATGCAGGCGATTGCGAAGCATCCGGACGGCGGAGAGAGTGGCGGACAAGTTTTGGATCTGATTGCTGGTCTCCTCGGGAAAACGGATATGAATCCGCTGACTTCAGGGTTCGGGCTTTTGGTCTTCTCGGTCGTGATGGTCGGATTGTCGGCATACTGGTTCAGCACCCACGAGTTCATCCCTCGCGAAGATTCGGAGTAG
- a CDS encoding YbaN family protein: MPHRERPLIVRCAYGAFGIVCVAVGFVGIVTPVMPGFVFLVIALWAFRQSSERMENWLLNNRYVGKTLRDWDSGRSMKLRTKVVALCMIWAAISVTCYKIYSSAPIYIKQIDWTLPKWVPLVLLVGTVIWLTDFLRRVPLAVETPSAENQ, from the coding sequence ATGCCCCACAGAGAGCGTCCGCTGATAGTCCGATGTGCCTATGGCGCGTTCGGAATTGTATGTGTGGCGGTGGGGTTTGTGGGCATTGTCACCCCCGTGATGCCAGGGTTCGTTTTCCTGGTGATCGCGCTTTGGGCGTTTCGGCAGAGTAGCGAGCGGATGGAGAATTGGTTGCTTAACAACCGCTACGTCGGGAAAACTCTGCGCGACTGGGACTCCGGCAGGTCAATGAAGCTTCGGACCAAAGTCGTGGCACTCTGCATGATCTGGGCGGCGATTTCGGTGACGTGCTACAAAATTTACTCTTCGGCTCCGATCTACATCAAGCAGATTGATTGGACCCTCCCGAAGTGGGTTCCGCTCGTATTACTGGTTGGAACCGTGATCTGGCTTACGGACTTTCTCCGCCGGGTGCCGCTCGCAGTTGAAACCCCGTCTGCTGAAAATCAGTAA
- a CDS encoding DUF1800 domain-containing protein, with amino-acid sequence MISRRDALLVGASGVAVAGCGRLATEARRRKPAPEYRAKPKDRSARIIDRMSFGWSVEEADRFADLGETEYIERQLRADFDEPLELSIQLQSLDCLRMHPVELMEIPRGRVTQQLQSAAIVRATYSTNQLKERLVDFWSNHFNIYAGKVDGTFFKGNEEEAIIRKHALGNFGAMAKAMSKSPAMLVYLDNNQNFKGHPNENYARELMEIHTLGIDGGYTQKDIQELARCLTGWTMEDRFAKPKGAFRFDETRHDDGAKQVFGVRVPAGGGVKDGEMVVDHLVSHEETGKYLAKKLVKFFTGAQNAELEREVLSQFVQSKGNIPKMVRPILTSPSLIEGPPIMRRPFELLCAALRVSGAATDGGPALQNHLKKMGQPLYEWPLPDGYPVDQLSWATNLLPRWQFVYDLANGKIPNTFVKAPDAVILARQLAHPDFQYA; translated from the coding sequence ATGATTTCTCGCCGAGACGCACTCTTGGTTGGCGCGAGTGGAGTGGCGGTGGCCGGTTGTGGTCGCCTTGCTACCGAAGCTCGGCGTCGGAAGCCTGCGCCGGAGTACCGTGCGAAGCCAAAAGATCGCTCGGCGAGAATCATTGATCGGATGTCCTTCGGATGGTCGGTTGAAGAAGCAGACCGATTTGCGGATCTCGGTGAAACAGAGTACATCGAACGCCAGCTCCGGGCGGATTTCGACGAGCCGCTCGAATTGAGTATTCAGCTCCAATCGCTTGACTGCCTGCGGATGCACCCAGTCGAGCTGATGGAAATCCCTCGTGGGAGGGTGACTCAGCAGCTCCAGAGTGCGGCAATCGTCCGGGCAACTTACTCGACAAACCAGCTCAAGGAGCGGCTCGTCGACTTCTGGAGCAACCACTTCAACATCTACGCGGGCAAAGTCGACGGCACGTTCTTCAAAGGCAACGAAGAGGAAGCAATTATCCGCAAACACGCTTTGGGCAACTTTGGAGCAATGGCAAAAGCCATGTCCAAGTCTCCCGCGATGCTTGTGTATCTGGACAACAATCAGAACTTTAAGGGTCACCCGAACGAGAACTATGCTCGCGAGCTGATGGAGATCCATACGCTGGGTATCGACGGCGGCTACACCCAAAAGGACATCCAGGAACTCGCCCGATGCCTCACGGGATGGACAATGGAGGACCGCTTTGCCAAGCCCAAAGGTGCCTTTCGGTTCGACGAAACAAGGCACGACGACGGTGCAAAACAGGTCTTTGGCGTGAGGGTTCCGGCCGGTGGCGGAGTGAAAGATGGTGAGATGGTCGTGGATCACTTGGTCAGCCATGAGGAGACCGGGAAGTATCTCGCCAAGAAACTCGTCAAGTTCTTCACTGGTGCCCAGAATGCGGAACTCGAGCGCGAGGTGTTGAGCCAGTTTGTTCAAAGTAAAGGCAACATTCCGAAAATGGTGAGGCCAATCCTGACATCGCCATCGCTCATCGAAGGGCCGCCGATTATGCGTCGACCGTTCGAGTTGCTTTGCGCGGCTCTTCGAGTCTCCGGAGCGGCAACCGATGGCGGCCCCGCCCTACAGAATCACCTCAAGAAAATGGGGCAGCCTCTCTACGAATGGCCGCTCCCGGATGGCTACCCCGTTGACCAACTGAGTTGGGCGACCAACCTCCTTCCTAGGTGGCAATTCGTGTATGACTTGGCAAATGGCAAGATCCCAAATACGTTCGTCAAGGCTCCCGATGCGGTCATTCTCGCCCGTCAGCTCGCCCACCCTGACTTCCAATACGCATAA
- a CDS encoding DUF1501 domain-containing protein: MKHCSSFEHAMSRRTALKVGAAGLIPWLLSGSALSQVKLGDRGHNLVVIFLRGGSDGLNMLVPYADDNYYKARPSVGIPVGKVEKLNDYFGLHPSLKPFKSWYEKGELCLTPAVGSQDRTRSHFEAMVAMETGSATGHSGTANGWLARYLTRTQNEQDGPLRSVAWADTMPDSLRGAPAPLVVQSVTDFRLDADAAFLKNLESMYKKGDDSLVHRAGELTLDALKKIEQLDPKNYRPSGGAAYADDYLGKGLKEVSALIKSKLGLEIACLETTGWDTHFAQGADTGFHANNLASVANNVDAFLNDLGDLRKETTVVIMTEFGRRIEENASLGTDHGRASVMMVFNGVNGGKIDGVWPGIGKADVDEVGDLKPVNDYRQVLTNHLGPKMPEIAKVWA; the protein is encoded by the coding sequence ATGAAACACTGTTCGAGTTTTGAGCATGCAATGAGCCGCCGGACGGCTCTCAAAGTCGGTGCCGCCGGGCTGATTCCCTGGCTCCTTTCCGGCTCGGCCCTCAGCCAAGTCAAGCTTGGAGATCGGGGACACAATCTCGTTGTCATCTTCTTGCGAGGCGGGTCCGACGGGCTAAACATGCTCGTTCCCTATGCGGACGATAACTACTATAAGGCCCGCCCTTCGGTCGGCATTCCGGTTGGTAAGGTCGAAAAGCTAAACGACTATTTTGGGTTGCACCCTTCCCTCAAACCCTTCAAAAGTTGGTATGAAAAGGGAGAACTCTGCCTTACTCCAGCAGTAGGCTCGCAGGACCGAACCCGGAGTCACTTTGAGGCAATGGTCGCTATGGAAACTGGCAGCGCCACCGGGCACAGCGGCACCGCCAACGGATGGCTCGCCCGGTACCTCACGAGGACCCAAAACGAACAAGACGGTCCGCTCCGCTCGGTCGCTTGGGCAGACACAATGCCTGACTCGTTACGCGGCGCGCCTGCGCCACTGGTGGTCCAATCAGTCACCGATTTTCGTCTCGATGCGGATGCGGCTTTTCTCAAGAATCTTGAGAGCATGTACAAAAAGGGCGATGACTCCCTCGTGCATCGTGCTGGAGAACTCACGCTTGATGCCCTCAAGAAGATTGAGCAACTTGATCCTAAAAACTACAGGCCAAGCGGCGGAGCCGCCTATGCAGATGACTATTTGGGAAAGGGTTTGAAGGAGGTTTCCGCTCTGATCAAGTCCAAGCTTGGTCTGGAGATCGCCTGCCTCGAAACCACCGGCTGGGACACTCACTTTGCCCAGGGTGCCGATACCGGCTTCCACGCAAACAACCTTGCCTCGGTCGCGAACAATGTTGATGCTTTCCTGAACGACCTCGGCGACCTCCGCAAGGAGACCACGGTGGTGATCATGACCGAATTCGGACGGCGCATCGAAGAGAACGCCAGCCTTGGCACCGACCACGGCCGGGCTTCCGTGATGATGGTCTTCAACGGCGTGAACGGCGGCAAGATTGATGGAGTCTGGCCGGGGATTGGAAAGGCGGATGTCGATGAAGTCGGCGACCTGAAGCCGGTCAACGACTATCGACAGGTCCTCACCAACCACCTCGGCCCCAAGATGCCCGAGATTGCAAAGGTTTGGGCCTAA
- a CDS encoding M42 family metallopeptidase — translation MARFEVSNDYLQRFLVDLLNTPSPTGDTEYGIGFIESELMGLGVPTERTKKGALIAHLEGLRSTEPRALTAHVDTLGFMVKEIKPNGRLKLKALNGINWPTTESEGVTISTSNGRQIRGSIVLENGAAHVNKEAGTKPRNADTMEVRLDERTRKAEETRFLGISVGDFVHLDPRTEISESGFIRSRFLDDKACVACLLAAIEGIQKSGLTPVQKTTILFSNFEEVGHGGMDSLPSDLAEMLVLDMACVGEGQAGSEYNVSICLADSSGPYSKNLSEKLRGLAFRRGIELIPDIYPYYGSDGSAYWRSGGGAEVALIGPGVDTSHGYERTHIEALRDTAQLIAEYLIEE, via the coding sequence ATGGCGAGATTTGAAGTTTCGAACGACTACCTTCAGCGGTTCTTGGTGGACCTTCTGAACACCCCGTCTCCCACTGGCGACACCGAATACGGTATCGGCTTCATCGAATCCGAGCTCATGGGTCTGGGTGTTCCCACCGAGCGGACGAAGAAGGGCGCGCTCATCGCTCATCTGGAGGGTCTTCGGTCGACAGAGCCTCGTGCACTGACCGCTCACGTGGATACGCTCGGCTTTATGGTCAAAGAGATCAAGCCGAATGGTCGCCTCAAACTCAAGGCGTTGAATGGCATCAACTGGCCAACTACGGAAAGCGAAGGGGTCACGATTTCGACCTCCAATGGACGCCAAATCCGGGGTTCAATTGTTCTTGAGAATGGTGCCGCGCACGTCAACAAAGAGGCCGGAACGAAGCCTCGCAATGCCGACACAATGGAAGTTCGGCTGGACGAACGCACTCGAAAAGCGGAAGAGACCCGGTTCCTGGGAATCTCGGTTGGCGATTTTGTTCACCTGGATCCCCGCACCGAGATCAGCGAATCCGGCTTTATCCGCTCGCGATTCCTTGACGATAAGGCCTGTGTTGCCTGCTTGCTCGCCGCGATCGAAGGGATTCAGAAGAGTGGGTTAACCCCGGTCCAGAAGACGACGATCTTGTTCTCCAACTTTGAGGAAGTCGGTCACGGCGGAATGGACTCGCTGCCATCAGACTTGGCCGAGATGCTCGTCTTGGATATGGCCTGCGTTGGCGAAGGTCAAGCAGGATCTGAGTACAACGTTTCGATCTGTCTTGCCGATTCTTCGGGACCTTACAGCAAGAACCTGAGCGAGAAGCTGCGCGGTCTCGCCTTCCGACGCGGAATCGAACTCATCCCCGACATCTACCCCTACTACGGTTCCGACGGCTCAGCCTACTGGCGCAGCGGCGGCGGAGCGGAAGTGGCGTTGATCGGTCCGGGCGTGGATACTTCGCACGGCTACGAGCGAACGCACATCGAGGCACTTCGGGACACTGCTCAGCTCATCGCTGAGTATTTGATCGAAGAGTAA
- a CDS encoding alpha/beta hydrolase, translated as MTSKEAYELFMTPPPQSPRARREQELLARGEPLGLVVQGHRLQGRAWGSGRNVLVQHGWGSRGTAMWAFVKALEPHFRVIALDAPGHGDSEGTRSNMFLFAHTIHQVSEHFGPLHAIVAHSIAAAATPKATSLGANADRFVLISARNELVDFLTRFFELSEIDSGLSPEVHQHWKDEFGWDSVVAATPSLIAPSIRKPALIIHDEEDEDINVSEAHTLHAAWPGSELVITQGLGHVRITRSAEVAERVREFLLA; from the coding sequence GTGACCTCCAAAGAAGCCTACGAGCTGTTCATGACGCCTCCGCCTCAATCGCCAAGGGCGAGACGGGAGCAGGAGTTGCTCGCCCGAGGCGAACCTTTGGGGTTAGTAGTACAAGGTCACCGGTTGCAGGGTCGAGCCTGGGGCAGCGGCAGAAACGTCCTCGTCCAACACGGCTGGGGATCGCGGGGAACCGCAATGTGGGCCTTCGTTAAGGCACTTGAACCGCATTTTCGAGTGATTGCTCTCGACGCTCCGGGCCACGGGGATAGCGAAGGCACCCGCTCAAACATGTTTCTCTTCGCCCACACTATTCATCAGGTCAGTGAGCATTTCGGCCCGCTCCATGCGATTGTGGCTCACTCGATTGCCGCCGCCGCAACGCCTAAAGCAACGTCCTTGGGAGCAAATGCCGACCGTTTTGTGCTGATCTCGGCGAGAAATGAACTTGTCGACTTTCTGACCAGATTCTTTGAACTCTCAGAGATCGACTCAGGTCTCTCACCGGAGGTCCATCAACACTGGAAGGACGAGTTCGGCTGGGACTCGGTCGTTGCCGCTACGCCAAGCCTGATTGCCCCAAGCATTCGAAAGCCCGCACTCATCATCCACGACGAAGAAGATGAAGATATCAACGTGAGCGAAGCGCACACCTTACATGCGGCCTGGCCCGGGTCCGAGCTAGTGATCACCCAAGGCCTGGGTCATGTTCGCATCACTCGCTCGGCAGAAGTTGCCGAGCGCGTGCGCGAGTTTCTACTTGCCTAG
- a CDS encoding ATP-binding protein — MFPRMAERTVADALQDTPVVIIVGPRQCGKSTLATKFGEGREYVTLDDPVFLAHATNNPADFLHSHPAPLIIDEIQRAPGLFLPLKLAVDKARKPGSYILTGSANVLLLPKVADSLAGRMEIIDLQPLSQCELEGHTYNWVDDVFDNPQVLESRQDFVKLEERITRGGYPEPAQRPAKRRDPWFQSYIRTLLDRDVRDLANIDGLTQLPKLLRLLAARSGTPLNLSGLSRETNLPHTSITRYVDLLKALYLIRSVPAWSADAEVKLARTPKAYLVDTGLACHLNQVDEKQLTRPGDLRAAMLETFLANELLRLIQTAEVSAELFHMRTVKNKEIPFLIEARDGRIVAIDFQDQAVPSPQSLERLSYVKEVVGDKWHRGIWLHTGTEAKALTSDIHAVPISCLWS; from the coding sequence ATGTTTCCAAGGATGGCTGAGCGGACGGTCGCGGACGCGCTCCAAGATACACCGGTAGTGATCATTGTCGGACCACGGCAGTGCGGCAAATCGACCCTCGCCACTAAGTTCGGCGAAGGGCGAGAGTACGTGACGCTGGACGACCCCGTCTTTCTGGCACACGCCACGAACAACCCGGCAGATTTTCTCCATTCCCACCCGGCCCCGCTCATCATCGACGAGATCCAGCGAGCACCGGGTTTGTTCCTACCATTGAAGCTTGCCGTCGACAAAGCCAGGAAGCCCGGATCGTACATTCTCACTGGCTCGGCTAACGTTCTGCTCCTCCCAAAAGTGGCAGATTCACTCGCCGGAAGGATGGAAATCATTGACCTCCAACCCCTCTCCCAATGCGAACTGGAGGGCCACACTTACAACTGGGTCGATGACGTTTTCGACAACCCTCAAGTCTTGGAAAGTCGTCAAGACTTCGTTAAGCTCGAAGAGCGTATCACTCGTGGTGGCTACCCTGAACCTGCCCAACGGCCCGCGAAAAGAAGAGACCCCTGGTTCCAATCCTACATCCGAACTCTTCTCGACCGCGACGTACGCGACCTCGCGAACATCGATGGCCTCACCCAGCTCCCAAAGCTCCTTCGCCTGCTGGCCGCACGGTCCGGAACTCCGCTCAACTTGAGTGGGCTCAGCCGTGAAACAAATCTGCCTCACACGTCGATCACGCGCTACGTCGACCTTCTCAAGGCTCTCTATCTCATTCGGAGTGTGCCGGCATGGTCGGCGGATGCCGAAGTAAAGCTCGCCCGAACGCCGAAGGCGTACCTGGTCGACACTGGCCTCGCTTGCCATCTGAACCAGGTTGACGAAAAGCAACTCACTCGACCAGGTGACCTACGAGCCGCGATGCTTGAGACGTTCCTCGCTAATGAACTCCTGCGTCTCATTCAGACCGCAGAGGTCAGCGCAGAGCTGTTTCATATGAGGACGGTGAAGAACAAGGAGATACCTTTTTTGATCGAAGCCCGAGACGGACGGATCGTTGCCATCGACTTCCAAGACCAAGCGGTTCCCAGTCCGCAATCTCTGGAGCGGCTGAGTTACGTCAAAGAAGTCGTGGGTGACAAGTGGCACAGGGGAATCTGGCTCCACACCGGAACCGAGGCCAAAGCCCTGACGAGCGACATCCACGCCGTCCCGATTAGTTGTTTGTGGAGTTGA
- a CDS encoding amidohydrolase family protein, with the protein MKHFSLLALMLGSLASAQQFPIELEAHRKPSTVTSGNCLIKGGRVMTATKGSFDNTDVLVQNGKIIRIGRGLTAPAGTKVIDATGKVVVPGIIDGHSHRGADGTNEGSESITGEVRIGDVLNLSGINVWTALASGHTSAMVLHGSANNIGGQSMVLKYKYGRSATEAPIPDAPRMIKFALGENVTRKSSNNSTRYPNTRMGQEQVYRNGFNEAKKYKSAWSDFNSGKTKVKPRRDLRLETLSDILDRKIWIQCHSYRSDEMLMMVRLSQEFGFKIGAMQHALEAYKIAPELAKAKVGISIFSDEWSFKQEGYDCIPWNAWICQKAGVNVSINTDGLSGTTSLNVDAGKTIRFGGLTEEQALQTITINPARELGIDHRTGSLEPGKDADIAIWDGTPLSTQAKCVMTMIEGDVFFERRDAFGIDKTSTAKQHLDRKMNNWEGTSLPRKSTSYVIQGATIHTISGEDITDGSVVIENGKITAVGKSVKIPAGASVISARGQHVFPGFFDANSSIGLMEISPIPVMNDNREFGVFNPELDSLTNLWCESAHFGPAKFNGVTNCFSAPSGGSFSGQGAVINTDGYTTEEFGVERKAALIVNFSAGRSQMEFDLCDEIDSSALFGGAPKQGDAHLTRNQLEQWYEFLGGAVQGTSASNTQIDRAVEGQFDKAIAYMRERRVEPSTPLNLKYEAMLPYVLGQKPVVLSASSASAIRSAVAFAQKYRLKAVLTGATEAWKETAILKESGIPVILPVAGKSTLGANSVSNAWDPYDTPYVRSAMLAKAGVKFAFSSGEGSNVMMLPLRVGMHLAYGLSRQDALKSLTLWPAEMFGVSDRLGSVEKGKIANLIVTDGDPLDVTSTMRYVFISGQPRPLTSKHTMLRDKYSQRLGK; encoded by the coding sequence GTGAAGCACTTCTCGCTTCTCGCCCTGATGCTCGGCTCGCTTGCCAGTGCCCAACAGTTCCCAATTGAGCTTGAAGCTCACCGCAAGCCATCCACCGTCACGAGCGGCAACTGCTTGATCAAAGGCGGGCGAGTCATGACCGCCACCAAGGGTAGCTTTGACAACACCGATGTACTCGTCCAGAACGGAAAAATCATCCGGATCGGGCGCGGCCTCACCGCTCCTGCCGGTACCAAGGTGATCGACGCGACTGGCAAAGTGGTCGTCCCCGGAATCATTGATGGGCACTCCCACCGTGGTGCAGATGGTACTAACGAGGGCTCTGAAAGCATCACCGGAGAAGTTCGGATAGGCGATGTGCTCAACCTGAGCGGAATCAACGTTTGGACCGCCCTCGCCAGCGGGCACACTTCGGCGATGGTGCTTCACGGCTCAGCCAACAACATTGGTGGACAGAGCATGGTTCTGAAGTACAAGTACGGCCGCTCTGCTACCGAAGCACCGATCCCCGATGCTCCGCGAATGATCAAGTTTGCGCTTGGCGAGAACGTCACTCGGAAGTCGTCAAACAACTCAACCCGTTATCCCAACACCCGAATGGGTCAGGAGCAGGTTTACCGAAACGGCTTCAATGAGGCGAAGAAGTACAAGTCTGCATGGTCAGACTTCAACTCAGGGAAGACCAAGGTCAAACCGCGAAGGGACCTCCGTCTGGAGACTCTGAGCGACATTCTCGATCGAAAGATCTGGATCCAGTGCCACAGCTATCGCAGCGATGAGATGCTAATGATGGTTCGGCTCTCGCAGGAGTTCGGCTTCAAGATCGGCGCCATGCAGCACGCCCTTGAAGCGTATAAGATCGCACCCGAGCTTGCGAAAGCGAAGGTCGGGATATCGATCTTCAGCGACGAATGGAGCTTTAAGCAAGAAGGCTACGACTGCATCCCTTGGAACGCCTGGATCTGTCAGAAGGCGGGAGTCAACGTCTCGATCAACACCGACGGACTCTCCGGAACGACTTCGCTCAATGTCGACGCCGGGAAGACCATTCGCTTTGGGGGACTCACCGAGGAGCAGGCTCTCCAAACGATCACGATCAACCCCGCGAGAGAGCTCGGAATCGACCATCGGACCGGCTCGCTCGAACCCGGGAAGGACGCGGATATTGCGATCTGGGATGGCACGCCACTCAGTACGCAAGCCAAGTGCGTGATGACGATGATCGAAGGTGACGTGTTCTTCGAGCGCAGAGACGCATTTGGGATCGACAAGACCTCGACAGCTAAGCAGCACCTGGACCGAAAGATGAACAACTGGGAAGGCACCAGCCTTCCTCGAAAGTCGACTTCGTACGTCATTCAGGGAGCCACAATCCACACGATCAGCGGTGAAGACATCACCGATGGCTCGGTGGTGATCGAGAATGGAAAGATCACCGCCGTCGGTAAGTCGGTGAAGATTCCCGCAGGTGCCAGCGTCATCAGTGCCCGAGGACAGCACGTGTTCCCCGGCTTCTTTGACGCAAATTCGTCCATCGGATTGATGGAAATCAGCCCGATCCCGGTGATGAACGACAACCGCGAGTTTGGGGTTTTTAATCCGGAGTTAGATTCTCTGACCAACCTCTGGTGCGAGAGCGCTCACTTTGGCCCCGCCAAATTTAACGGAGTCACCAACTGCTTCTCAGCCCCAAGCGGAGGCTCGTTCTCGGGCCAAGGCGCGGTGATCAACACTGACGGGTACACGACTGAGGAGTTCGGCGTGGAGCGCAAGGCCGCGCTGATCGTCAACTTCTCTGCCGGACGCTCGCAGATGGAATTCGATCTTTGCGACGAGATCGACTCTTCGGCACTCTTCGGGGGGGCGCCAAAGCAGGGAGACGCGCATCTCACCCGAAATCAGCTTGAACAGTGGTACGAGTTCCTTGGCGGAGCCGTCCAAGGCACCTCCGCAAGTAACACTCAGATCGACCGTGCGGTCGAGGGCCAGTTCGATAAGGCGATTGCTTACATGCGAGAACGGCGAGTCGAGCCCTCCACTCCCCTTAACCTCAAGTACGAAGCAATGCTTCCTTATGTGCTCGGCCAAAAGCCGGTTGTGCTATCTGCCTCCAGCGCATCGGCGATCCGCTCAGCAGTTGCATTTGCTCAGAAGTATCGACTGAAGGCCGTCCTGACTGGCGCGACCGAGGCTTGGAAGGAGACCGCCATTCTGAAGGAGAGCGGAATTCCCGTTATTCTTCCGGTTGCTGGAAAGAGCACGTTGGGCGCAAACTCAGTGAGCAACGCTTGGGATCCTTACGACACGCCTTATGTGCGATCAGCGATGCTTGCCAAGGCTGGCGTCAAGTTTGCCTTTTCCAGCGGAGAAGGATCAAACGTTATGATGCTCCCGCTACGGGTCGGGATGCACCTCGCCTACGGTCTTTCGCGGCAGGACGCCCTTAAGTCTCTGACCCTGTGGCCAGCCGAGATGTTTGGAGTTTCAGATCGCCTCGGCTCGGTCGAAAAGGGCAAGATTGCGAACCTAATCGTTACCGACGGCGATCCGCTCGACGTCACATCGACCATGCGATACGTATTCATCAGCGGTCAGCCAAGGCCGCTGACCAGTAAGCACACGATGCTTCGAGATAAGTATTCGCAGCGTCTAGGCAAGTAG
- a CDS encoding aldo/keto reductase produces MEYRLLGASGLKVPVLSFGTGTFGGKGEFFEAWGVSDVQEATRIVDVCLDAGLNMFDSADVYSSGNSESVLGQAIKGRRDQVLISTKATFTFGKGPNEVGSSRFHLINAVEGSLKRLGTDYIDLFQLHAFDAMTPIEETLSALDNLVRAGKIRYIGCSNFSGWHLMKSLSISERYGWSRHVAHQAYYSLIGRDYEWELMPLAKDQGVGTVVWSPLGWGRLTGKIRRGAPKPEVSRLNSKLVVDNGPQVDEEYLYSVVDVLDEIAAETGRTVPQIALNWLLTRPTVATLIIGARNEEQLKQNLGALGWELSADQLDRLDRVSRPALPYPYWHQNGFSRNPFVVPY; encoded by the coding sequence ATGGAATATCGTTTGCTAGGCGCATCTGGGCTCAAAGTTCCCGTGCTCTCATTTGGCACCGGAACATTCGGCGGAAAGGGGGAGTTCTTTGAGGCTTGGGGAGTTTCAGACGTTCAAGAAGCAACGAGGATTGTCGATGTCTGCCTCGATGCTGGGCTCAACATGTTTGACTCAGCAGACGTTTATTCAAGCGGCAACTCGGAGTCAGTTTTGGGCCAGGCGATTAAAGGTCGACGCGACCAAGTCCTGATCTCAACCAAAGCAACATTCACATTTGGCAAAGGACCAAACGAAGTTGGGTCCTCAAGATTCCACCTCATCAACGCCGTAGAGGGGAGCCTGAAGAGACTTGGGACCGATTACATTGACCTCTTCCAGTTGCACGCCTTTGACGCGATGACGCCGATTGAGGAGACTTTGTCAGCACTCGATAATCTGGTAAGGGCTGGGAAAATTCGATACATAGGCTGTTCCAATTTCTCTGGCTGGCATCTAATGAAGTCGTTATCGATTTCGGAGCGTTACGGTTGGTCGCGACACGTCGCGCATCAGGCGTACTACTCACTGATTGGACGGGATTATGAGTGGGAACTGATGCCGCTCGCCAAAGATCAAGGGGTCGGAACTGTTGTTTGGAGTCCACTGGGATGGGGCCGGTTGACCGGGAAGATCCGTCGAGGCGCACCAAAGCCTGAAGTCAGTCGCCTCAACAGCAAGCTTGTCGTCGACAACGGCCCCCAGGTTGATGAAGAGTATTTGTACTCCGTAGTTGACGTCCTCGACGAGATCGCGGCTGAAACCGGCAGAACGGTGCCACAAATAGCCCTGAACTGGCTGCTCACTCGCCCAACAGTAGCGACTCTGATCATTGGGGCACGGAATGAGGAGCAGCTGAAACAGAACCTCGGGGCACTAGGTTGGGAGCTCTCGGCGGATCAGCTTGATCGACTTGATCGAGTCAGCCGACCCGCACTGCCTTACCCTTACTGGCACCAGAATGGCTTCTCACGGAACCCGTTCGTCGTGCCCTATTAG